From the Roseibium salinum genome, one window contains:
- a CDS encoding ABC transporter substrate-binding protein, producing the protein MNFRKTLKASLLGVSLAVIAATGASAKNLVYCSEGSPEGFDAALYTAGTTFDASSKPVYNRLVEFKRGTTEVIPGLAESWEVSEDGLEYTFNLRQGVKFHTTSFFTPTRDFNAEDVVFSFERQLKNDHPWHQYTAGAAWEYFNGMSMPDLIKEIVKVDDYTVKFVLNRPEAPMVANMAMDFASILSAEYAAQLEEAGTKEQLNQQPVGTGPFSFVGYQKDAVIRYEAHADYWNGKQPVDNLIFAITPDAAVRLQKLKAGECHVMPYPAPADIADIREDENLTLMEQQGLNVGYLAYNTKQAPFDKTEVRKALNHAINKQAILDAVFQGSGQAAKNPIPPTMWSYNDAVKDDEYDPELAKKMLEEAGVTDLSMKVWAMPVQRPYNPNARRMAEVIQADFAKVGVDVEIVSYEWGEYLSRSKDVDRDGAVLLGWTGDNGDPDNFLAVLLGCDAVGGANRAQWCNDDFEALIQKAKTVTDKAERTKLYEEAQVVFKEQAPWATIAHSVVFMPMSSKVSGYVMDPLGGHWFDGVDIAE; encoded by the coding sequence ATGAATTTCCGAAAAACCTTGAAGGCATCCCTTCTTGGCGTCAGCCTTGCCGTGATCGCGGCAACAGGCGCTTCCGCAAAAAACCTGGTTTATTGCTCCGAAGGGTCTCCTGAGGGCTTCGATGCCGCGCTTTACACCGCGGGAACCACGTTCGACGCATCTTCCAAACCCGTCTACAACCGGCTGGTCGAGTTCAAGCGCGGCACGACCGAAGTGATCCCGGGCCTCGCCGAAAGCTGGGAAGTTTCCGAAGACGGTCTGGAGTACACCTTCAACCTGCGCCAGGGTGTCAAGTTCCACACCACCAGCTTCTTCACACCGACTCGCGACTTCAATGCCGAGGACGTGGTTTTTTCTTTCGAGCGCCAGCTGAAGAACGACCATCCGTGGCACCAGTATACCGCCGGCGCGGCCTGGGAGTATTTCAACGGCATGTCCATGCCGGACCTCATCAAGGAAATCGTCAAGGTTGACGACTACACGGTGAAGTTCGTCCTGAACCGTCCGGAAGCTCCGATGGTCGCCAACATGGCGATGGATTTCGCGTCCATCCTGTCGGCTGAATATGCCGCCCAGCTCGAAGAGGCCGGCACGAAGGAACAGCTGAACCAGCAGCCGGTCGGTACCGGTCCGTTCTCCTTCGTCGGCTACCAGAAAGACGCCGTGATCCGCTATGAGGCTCACGCCGATTACTGGAACGGCAAGCAGCCGGTCGACAACCTGATCTTCGCGATCACGCCGGACGCCGCCGTGCGCCTGCAGAAGCTGAAGGCCGGCGAATGTCACGTCATGCCGTATCCGGCACCGGCCGACATTGCCGACATCAGGGAAGACGAAAACCTGACCCTGATGGAACAGCAGGGCCTCAACGTCGGCTACCTGGCCTACAACACCAAGCAGGCTCCGTTCGACAAGACGGAAGTCCGCAAGGCGCTGAACCACGCGATCAACAAGCAGGCGATCCTCGACGCGGTCTTCCAGGGTTCCGGACAGGCTGCGAAGAACCCGATCCCGCCGACGATGTGGTCCTATAACGACGCGGTCAAGGACGACGAGTACGATCCGGAACTGGCGAAGAAGATGCTGGAAGAAGCCGGTGTCACAGATCTTTCCATGAAGGTCTGGGCAATGCCGGTTCAGCGTCCGTACAACCCGAATGCCCGCCGTATGGCTGAAGTCATTCAGGCTGACTTCGCGAAGGTTGGCGTGGACGTCGAAATCGTTTCCTACGAATGGGGCGAATATCTCTCCCGTTCCAAGGACGTCGACCGTGACGGTGCCGTGCTGCTCGGCTGGACCGGCGACAATGGCGACCCGGACAACTTCCTGGCCGTTCTGCTCGGCTGTGACGCTGTCGGCGGTGCCAACCGCGCCCAGTGGTGCAACGACGACTTTGAAGCCCTCATCCAGAAGGCCAAGACCGTGACCGACAAGGCAGAGCGCACCAAGCTCTACGAAGAGGCACAGGTCGTCTTCAAGGAACAGGCTCCGTGGGCGACCATTGCCCATTCCGTCGTCTTCATGCCGATGTCCTCCAAGGTCAGCGGGTATGTGATGGACCCGCTCGGCGGCCACTGGTTCGACGGCGTGGACATTGCGGAATAA
- a CDS encoding ABC transporter permease subunit, translating to MLRFLLGRLGLLIPTFFGVTLVAFSFIRLLPGDPMDLLAGERGISPERKAELMAQMGFDKPLWQQYIEYVMGIFQGDLGTSFASKKPVLVEFMTLFPATAELSLCAIILAVSLGIPAGIFAAVKRGSIADQAVMGTALVGYSMPIFWWGLLLIILFSGILQWTPVSGRISLMYFFPQVTGFMLIDSLLSGEKGAFLSAVRHLILPTIVLATIPLAVIARQTRSAMLEVLGEDYVRTARAKGLPPRSVIGLHALRNALIPVVTTIGLQVGVLLAGAILTETIFSWPGIGKWLVDSISRRDYFVVQGGLLLIAGIIMFVNLVVDVLYGMINPRIRYN from the coding sequence ATGCTTCGTTTTCTTCTGGGCCGGCTCGGCCTGTTGATACCGACATTCTTCGGCGTCACCCTTGTCGCCTTCTCCTTCATCCGTCTCTTGCCCGGCGATCCCATGGATCTTCTGGCCGGCGAGCGCGGCATAAGTCCCGAGCGCAAGGCTGAGCTCATGGCCCAGATGGGCTTCGACAAGCCGTTGTGGCAGCAATATATCGAATATGTCATGGGCATTTTCCAAGGCGATCTCGGCACGTCGTTCGCCTCGAAGAAACCCGTGCTCGTGGAATTCATGACGCTGTTCCCGGCAACCGCCGAACTGTCGCTGTGCGCCATCATTCTCGCGGTCAGTCTCGGCATTCCCGCCGGCATCTTTGCCGCCGTCAAACGCGGTTCGATCGCCGACCAGGCGGTCATGGGAACCGCCCTTGTCGGCTATTCCATGCCGATCTTCTGGTGGGGCCTGCTCCTGATCATCCTGTTTTCCGGCATCCTGCAGTGGACGCCGGTGTCGGGGCGGATATCCCTGATGTATTTCTTCCCGCAGGTGACCGGCTTCATGCTGATCGACAGTCTGCTTTCGGGCGAAAAGGGCGCTTTCCTGTCCGCGGTCCGGCATCTCATCCTGCCGACGATCGTGCTGGCGACCATTCCCCTGGCGGTGATCGCCCGCCAGACGCGGTCGGCCATGCTCGAGGTTCTGGGGGAAGACTATGTGCGCACCGCCCGGGCAAAGGGCCTGCCGCCGCGCTCCGTGATCGGCCTGCATGCGCTGCGCAACGCACTCATCCCGGTGGTCACCACGATCGGCCTCCAGGTCGGCGTGCTGCTGGCCGGCGCGATCCTGACGGAAACGATATTCTCCTGGCCGGGCATCGGCAAGTGGCTGGTCGACAGCATATCCCGCCGCGACTACTTCGTCGTCCAGGGCGGCCTGTTGCTGATCGCCGGGATCATCATGTTCGTCAATCTGGTCGTGGACGTCCTTTACGGCATGATCAATCCGCGTATCCGCTACAACTGA
- a CDS encoding ABC transporter permease subunit, with amino-acid sequence MDNTSPATKADTAKLEAESRNATRAQLVEFWYYFSKNKGAVIGLVVFVLLVLAAVFAPFIAPHDPDIQYRDSFLVPPVWQEGGKVAFLLGTDAVGRDILSRLIFGARFSLFIGVVVVTIALSGGIFLGVIAGYLRGAVDTFIMRVMDIILAFPSLLLALVLVAILGPGLVNAMIAIALVLQPHFVRLTRAAVLAERGRDYVVAARVAGAGHLRLMFKTILPNCLAPLIVQATLSFSNAILDAAALGFLGMGAQPPTPEWGTMLAEAREFILRAWWVVTFPGLAILITVLAINLVGDGLRDALDPKLKRS; translated from the coding sequence ATGGATAATACCTCCCCGGCCACGAAGGCCGATACAGCGAAATTGGAAGCGGAAAGCCGCAATGCCACCAGGGCGCAGCTTGTCGAGTTCTGGTACTACTTTTCGAAGAACAAGGGGGCCGTCATCGGTCTCGTCGTCTTCGTTCTGCTGGTTCTGGCGGCGGTGTTCGCACCGTTCATCGCCCCGCACGATCCGGACATCCAGTATCGCGACAGCTTCCTTGTGCCACCGGTCTGGCAGGAAGGCGGCAAGGTGGCATTTCTCCTGGGCACGGATGCCGTCGGCCGCGATATCCTGTCCCGGCTGATCTTCGGGGCGCGGTTCTCGCTGTTCATCGGCGTGGTCGTCGTCACCATCGCTCTCAGCGGCGGCATTTTTCTCGGCGTCATTGCGGGTTATCTGCGCGGTGCGGTCGATACGTTCATCATGCGCGTCATGGATATCATCCTGGCGTTTCCGTCCCTGCTGCTCGCGCTGGTGCTGGTCGCCATTCTGGGGCCGGGGCTGGTCAATGCCATGATCGCCATCGCGCTGGTGCTGCAGCCGCATTTCGTCCGCCTGACCCGCGCCGCCGTTCTGGCGGAGCGCGGGCGCGATTACGTGGTCGCAGCCAGGGTCGCCGGGGCCGGGCACCTGCGCCTGATGTTCAAGACCATCCTGCCGAACTGCCTGGCGCCACTGATCGTTCAGGCAACGCTTTCCTTTTCCAACGCGATTCTGGATGCCGCCGCGCTCGGCTTTCTCGGCATGGGCGCTCAGCCGCCCACACCGGAGTGGGGCACCATGCTTGCCGAGGCGCGTGAATTCATCCTGCGCGCCTGGTGGGTCGTGACCTTCCCCGGCCTTGCGATCCTGATCACCGTTCTTGCCATCAACCTGGTCGGCGACGGCCTGCGCGATGCGCTCGACCCGAAACTGAAGAGGAGCTGA
- a CDS encoding ABC transporter ATP-binding protein → MSLLEIRNLKVEFDTARGPFKALDGVDYTVDAGEVLAIVGESGSGKSVAMLAAMGLLPNTATITADKMEFEGLDLRTLSAQARRKVIGKDISMIFQEPVASLNPCFTVGFQLAETLKTHTDLSGRQIKDRVIEILTSVGIPDPAGRLRAFPHQMSGGQCQRVMIAMAIACAPKLLIADEPTTALDVTIQKQILDLLVKLQQDSGMGLIMITHDMGVVAETADRVIVQYQGRKMEEADVLTLFENPKSPYTKALLSALPENATGDRLPTVSDYAEAGGF, encoded by the coding sequence ATGTCTCTTCTTGAAATCAGAAACCTGAAGGTCGAGTTCGATACCGCCAGGGGGCCGTTCAAGGCGCTGGACGGCGTCGACTATACGGTCGATGCCGGCGAAGTTCTCGCCATCGTCGGCGAGTCCGGCTCGGGCAAATCGGTTGCCATGCTGGCGGCCATGGGGCTCCTGCCGAACACGGCGACCATCACCGCCGACAAGATGGAGTTCGAAGGGCTGGACCTTCGAACCCTGTCCGCGCAGGCCCGGCGCAAGGTGATCGGCAAGGATATCTCGATGATCTTCCAGGAGCCGGTCGCCAGCCTCAACCCGTGTTTCACGGTGGGCTTCCAATTGGCCGAGACCCTGAAGACGCACACGGATCTTTCGGGCAGGCAGATCAAGGACCGGGTGATCGAAATTCTCACCTCCGTCGGCATTCCCGACCCTGCGGGCCGGTTGCGTGCCTTTCCGCACCAGATGTCCGGCGGCCAGTGCCAGCGGGTGATGATCGCCATGGCGATTGCCTGCGCGCCGAAGCTTCTGATCGCGGACGAGCCGACGACGGCGCTGGACGTGACCATTCAAAAGCAGATCCTGGATCTCCTGGTAAAGCTTCAGCAGGACAGCGGCATGGGACTGATCATGATTACCCACGACATGGGCGTCGTGGCGGAGACCGCGGACCGTGTCATCGTTCAATACCAGGGGCGGAAGATGGAAGAGGCCGACGTGCTGACCCTTTTCGAGAATCCGAAGAGCCCCTACACCAAGGCTCTCCTGTCGGCGCTGCCGGAAAACGCCACCGGCGACCGGTTGCCTACCGTGAGCGACTATGCCGAAGCGGGAGGTTTCTAA
- a CDS encoding dipeptide ABC transporter ATP-binding protein codes for MSDAILKVRDLYRTYDISGGLFRKASQLTAVKGVSFDVERGSTLAVVGESGCGKSTLARMLTMIDAQTSGSIEIDGLSMDISRTGISKEMRQKVQIVFQNPYGSLNPRQKIGHVLEEPLLLNTDMPSAERRDLALQMLEKVGLQPEHYGRYPHMFSGGQRQRIAIARAIMLKPALLVLDEPVSALDLSVQAQILNLLADLQDEMGLTYVFISHDLSVVRYIADKVMVMYFGEVVEYGTREDVFENPQHDYTKTLFAATPRADPESIRKRLAAKAA; via the coding sequence ATGTCGGACGCTATCCTCAAGGTTCGCGACCTTTATCGCACCTACGACATCAGTGGCGGCCTGTTCAGGAAGGCCTCGCAGCTGACGGCGGTCAAGGGCGTAAGCTTCGACGTCGAACGCGGCTCGACGCTCGCCGTCGTCGGCGAGAGCGGCTGCGGAAAGTCGACGCTGGCGCGCATGCTGACCATGATCGACGCCCAGACCTCCGGGTCCATCGAGATCGACGGCCTGTCCATGGACATTTCCAGGACGGGCATCTCGAAAGAGATGCGCCAGAAGGTGCAGATCGTGTTCCAGAACCCTTACGGCTCGCTCAATCCGCGCCAGAAGATCGGACATGTGCTGGAGGAGCCGCTGCTGCTGAACACGGACATGCCCTCAGCCGAACGCCGCGACCTGGCCCTGCAGATGCTGGAAAAGGTCGGCCTGCAACCGGAACATTACGGCCGCTATCCGCACATGTTCTCCGGTGGGCAGCGCCAGCGCATCGCGATTGCCCGCGCCATCATGCTGAAGCCGGCGTTGCTGGTGCTGGATGAACCGGTCTCCGCGCTTGACCTGTCCGTGCAGGCGCAGATCCTCAACCTGCTTGCCGATCTCCAGGACGAGATGGGCCTGACCTATGTCTTCATCTCCCACGACCTCTCGGTGGTGCGCTACATCGCGGACAAGGTGATGGTGATGTATTTCGGCGAGGTGGTGGAATACGGGACGCGCGAGGACGTCTTCGAGAACCCGCAGCACGATTACACCAAGACCCTGTTTGCGGCGACGCCGCGGGCCGATCCGGAGAGCATCCGCAAGCGGCTGGCGGCCAAGGCGGCTTAG
- a CDS encoding ArsR/SmtB family transcription factor, with amino-acid sequence MEKETALSTLAALGQETRLDVFRLLVKAGKEGLSAGAIADALDVRPNTLSTHLGGLSRSGLVRAERDGRSIHYRADLGTMQSLVTYLLQDCCGGNPELCAPIAELVGSGGRSKTGAC; translated from the coding sequence ATGGAAAAAGAAACCGCATTGAGCACGCTGGCGGCCCTGGGGCAGGAAACGCGCCTTGATGTCTTCCGTCTTCTGGTGAAGGCGGGGAAGGAAGGGTTGTCGGCCGGTGCCATCGCCGATGCGCTGGACGTGCGTCCCAACACCTTGTCGACCCATCTGGGCGGCTTGTCTCGCTCCGGCCTCGTGCGCGCGGAACGGGACGGGCGCTCCATCCATTACCGCGCCGACCTCGGCACCATGCAGTCCCTGGTGACCTATCTCCTGCAGGACTGCTGCGGCGGCAATCCCGAACTGTGCGCGCCGATCGCCGAACTGGTGGGGTCCGGCGGGCGGTCGAAAACAGGGGCGTGCTGA
- a CDS encoding arsenate reductase ArsC yields the protein MRNVLFVCTANSARSILGEALLRNMGEGRFQTFSAGSTPRGTVNPDALACLKRLGLPADGFRSKSWEEFAGPGAPGMNLIVTVCDSAAGEACPVWPGHPLVVHWGIPDPAAVEGDDHQRAEAFDLAFERMKRRIEALVALGDGVFEASDARARLADIGTIFD from the coding sequence ATGCGGAATGTCTTATTCGTCTGCACGGCGAACTCCGCCCGGTCCATTCTGGGCGAAGCGCTTCTCCGGAATATGGGAGAAGGCAGGTTTCAGACCTTTTCAGCCGGGTCGACGCCGCGGGGGACGGTCAATCCCGACGCTCTGGCCTGCCTGAAGCGCCTCGGCCTGCCCGCGGACGGTTTCCGCTCAAAGAGTTGGGAAGAGTTCGCCGGACCGGGTGCGCCCGGGATGAATCTCATTGTCACCGTCTGCGACAGCGCGGCCGGCGAAGCCTGTCCGGTCTGGCCCGGCCATCCGCTGGTCGTTCACTGGGGAATTCCGGATCCGGCGGCCGTCGAAGGGGACGACCATCAGCGGGCCGAGGCCTTCGACCTTGCATTTGAGCGCATGAAACGGCGCATCGAGGCGCTCGTGGCACTCGGCGACGGGGTGTTCGAGGCGAGCGACGCAAGGGCCCGGCTGGCGGATATTGGAACAATTTTTGACTGA
- the arsB gene encoding ACR3 family arsenite efflux transporter: protein MPSVDQSPLGAFERYLSLWVALCIGAGVTLGLVVPGLFSGIADLEYASVNLVVAVFIWVMIYPMMVNVDFASLKDVGRKPKGLCITLVVNWLIKPFTMAALGILFFEYIFAGIVDPADAKEYIAGMILLGVAPCTAMVFVWSQLVRGDANYTLVQVSINDIVMVFAFAPIAALLLGVTDIIVPWETLLLSVILYVVIPLAAGYLTRRLLDKSGNHERINEFTARVKPFSVMGLLATVVLLFGFQAQTIVDKPLVIALIAIPLLVQGYGIFAVAYGWGYLWRVPFSTAAPAALIGTSNFFELAVAVAISLFGLNSGAALATVVGVLVEVPVMLSLVAFANRTRSRFA from the coding sequence ATGCCATCTGTTGATCAATCGCCGCTTGGCGCGTTCGAGCGTTATCTGTCCCTGTGGGTCGCCTTGTGCATTGGCGCGGGGGTCACGCTCGGATTGGTCGTTCCCGGACTTTTCTCGGGAATTGCAGACCTTGAATATGCCAGCGTCAACCTTGTGGTCGCGGTTTTCATCTGGGTGATGATCTATCCGATGATGGTCAATGTCGACTTTGCCTCGCTGAAGGATGTCGGCAGGAAGCCGAAGGGCCTGTGCATCACGCTGGTGGTCAACTGGCTGATCAAGCCCTTCACGATGGCCGCGCTCGGCATCCTGTTCTTCGAATACATCTTTGCCGGCATCGTCGATCCGGCGGACGCCAAGGAATATATCGCCGGCATGATCCTGCTGGGTGTTGCGCCGTGCACGGCAATGGTCTTCGTCTGGAGCCAGCTGGTCAGGGGAGACGCGAACTACACCCTGGTGCAGGTTTCCATCAACGACATCGTCATGGTGTTCGCCTTTGCACCCATTGCGGCGCTGCTGCTGGGGGTGACCGACATCATCGTGCCCTGGGAAACCCTCCTGCTGTCGGTCATCCTTTATGTGGTCATTCCCCTGGCGGCGGGATATCTGACGCGGCGGCTTCTGGACAAGTCGGGAAACCACGAGCGCATCAACGAGTTCACGGCACGCGTGAAGCCGTTTTCGGTCATGGGACTGCTGGCGACCGTTGTGCTGCTGTTCGGGTTTCAGGCGCAGACTATCGTCGACAAGCCGCTCGTCATTGCCCTGATTGCGATACCGCTTCTCGTTCAGGGTTACGGCATCTTCGCGGTGGCCTATGGCTGGGGCTATCTGTGGCGTGTCCCGTTTTCCACCGCCGCCCCGGCCGCCCTCATCGGAACGTCCAATTTCTTCGAGCTGGCGGTTGCCGTTGCCATCAGCCTGTTCGGCCTGAATTCAGGGGCGGCGCTGGCAACGGTGGTCGGTGTCCTGGTCGAAGTGCCGGTGATGCTGTCGCTGGTCGCATTCGCAAACCGGACGAGAAGCCGCTTCGCTTGA
- a CDS encoding NAD(P)/FAD-dependent oxidoreductase: MNQDLTKGRVHIAGAGIVGIAIAANLVQRGYQVTVVDREGPAAGASQGNAAAIAWTDVAPLASPDLWKQAIKWLIDPLGPLTVRPAYALKILPWMLRFLAASNPRKVASSTRALVDLNGTALPAWERLWRVSGTHNQVRRDGCLELFDTAASLAEARAAWAEQRDYGIKVEELGAAAIRDLEPDLSDRVVGGALIPDWAQVDDPKNLCLSLADWLKGQGVDFMVGEIARLVPQDTGCQLVLKDGRRITAERFVIACGAWSKQLAGELGDRIPLDTERGYNITVPEPGVTVKRFIMLPGHGFVMSPLSTGLRVGGAVEFGGLHLPANWKRVDAMVAKAKLFYPDLKTEGGSRWMGYRPSIPDSLPVISPATRHGGIFYAFGHAHHGLTQAAATGELIGDMIENKPPAIDPAPFAADRF, from the coding sequence GTGAACCAGGATTTGACAAAGGGACGTGTCCATATTGCCGGGGCGGGCATCGTCGGCATCGCGATTGCCGCCAATCTGGTACAGCGCGGCTACCAGGTGACGGTCGTGGACCGGGAAGGCCCGGCGGCGGGGGCGAGCCAGGGGAACGCGGCCGCGATCGCCTGGACCGATGTCGCGCCGCTGGCCTCTCCGGATCTCTGGAAGCAGGCGATCAAGTGGCTGATCGATCCGCTGGGACCCCTGACCGTCCGCCCGGCTTACGCCCTCAAGATCCTGCCCTGGATGCTGCGCTTTCTGGCAGCATCCAATCCGCGCAAGGTGGCGTCCAGCACCAGGGCACTCGTTGACCTGAACGGCACGGCGCTGCCTGCCTGGGAGCGTCTGTGGCGCGTCTCGGGGACTCATAACCAGGTTCGCCGGGACGGATGCCTGGAACTGTTCGACACGGCAGCCTCGCTTGCAGAGGCCCGCGCGGCCTGGGCCGAACAGCGCGACTACGGCATCAAGGTGGAGGAACTCGGCGCGGCTGCCATCCGCGATCTGGAACCGGATCTGTCGGATCGTGTGGTGGGCGGTGCCCTGATACCGGACTGGGCGCAGGTCGACGATCCGAAGAACCTGTGCCTCAGCCTGGCCGACTGGCTCAAGGGACAGGGCGTGGACTTCATGGTCGGCGAGATAGCCCGTCTCGTTCCGCAGGATACCGGGTGCCAGCTCGTCCTCAAGGACGGACGGCGGATAACGGCCGAGCGCTTCGTCATCGCCTGCGGCGCCTGGTCGAAACAGCTTGCCGGTGAGCTCGGCGACCGGATCCCGCTGGACACGGAGCGCGGCTACAACATCACGGTTCCCGAGCCCGGCGTGACCGTGAAACGGTTCATCATGCTGCCGGGCCACGGCTTCGTCATGTCGCCCCTCTCCACGGGCCTGCGCGTCGGCGGGGCGGTGGAATTCGGCGGGCTTCACCTGCCGGCGAACTGGAAGCGCGTCGATGCAATGGTGGCAAAGGCGAAGCTGTTTTATCCGGACCTCAAGACCGAAGGCGGCAGCCGCTGGATGGGCTACCGGCCGTCCATTCCCGACAGCCTGCCGGTCATCTCGCCGGCGACCCGTCACGGCGGCATTTTCTACGCCTTCGGCCACGCCCATCACGGCCTGACCCAGGCGGCCGCGACCGGCGAACTGATTGGCGACATGATCGAAAACAAACCGCCGGCGATCGATCCCGCCCCCTTTGCAGCCGACCGGTTCTAA
- a CDS encoding DUF2270 domain-containing protein, translating to MIERDIANKPEENSDQRNRPNQEIDSATLGALAHLYRAEVFRSTHWRTRLDNTTNWAVVTTGIALSATFSNKDASPLPMVLVGLLVTVFLIFEARRYRYYNLFRARARLMESDLYAPMLQGRKVPWIGEWSRMLAEDYEVPHYHISLVRAAGRRLRSNYSWILAIQAIAYYGKLAIHPVELTDISQAFERAAIGPIPGNLVMLAGVAFHASWVVFAIVTLRLDTIHRERRQSPMPLP from the coding sequence ATGATAGAACGTGACATAGCGAACAAGCCGGAGGAAAACTCCGATCAGAGAAATCGGCCCAACCAGGAGATCGACTCCGCCACGCTCGGTGCGCTTGCGCATCTTTACCGGGCGGAAGTTTTCCGCAGCACCCATTGGCGCACCCGGCTGGACAACACCACCAACTGGGCCGTCGTCACCACCGGCATCGCCCTGTCGGCAACCTTTTCCAACAAGGATGCCTCGCCCCTGCCGATGGTGCTGGTCGGCCTTCTGGTCACCGTCTTCCTGATCTTCGAAGCCAGGCGCTACCGCTACTACAACCTGTTTCGCGCCCGAGCCCGGCTGATGGAGAGCGACCTCTACGCGCCGATGCTTCAGGGCAGGAAGGTTCCTTGGATCGGCGAATGGAGCCGGATGCTCGCCGAGGATTACGAGGTACCGCATTACCATATCAGCCTGGTCAGGGCCGCGGGCAGACGACTGCGCAGCAACTACTCCTGGATCCTGGCGATCCAGGCGATTGCCTATTACGGCAAGCTCGCCATTCATCCGGTGGAACTGACCGACATTTCGCAGGCGTTCGAGCGTGCCGCCATCGGGCCGATCCCGGGCAACCTGGTCATGCTGGCCGGTGTTGCGTTTCACGCAAGCTGGGTCGTCTTTGCGATCGTCACCCTGAGGCTCGACACGATCCACCGCGAAAGGCGCCAGTCCCCTATGCCGCTGCCGTAA